TCTCCATCACTCTTCCCGATGCCGGGTTCCGGGAGAAGTGGTGGGCATGGACGCGGTGCAGCCCGAGGGTCGAGAACCCGTACTCGATCACCGCACGGACAGCCTCGGTCGCATACCCCCGGCCCCAGCAGCGCCTCGCGACCCAGAACCCCAGCTCGCCGCGGGCGTGATCGGTGTCGATCCGCAGGCGGACGCCGCCGATAAGCCCCCCTTCCCCGGCGAGCGTGACGGCGAAGGCCGCGGCGTCGCCGCGCTCGATGCCCTCGCGGAGGGAGGCGATCCATACCTCGGCGAGGCCGTCCGGGTAGGGGTAGGGGAGGAGAGTCGTCGCGGCAACAGCGTAGTCTCCGCAAAGCCGCTGAACCTCCCGGGCGTCCCCGGGATCGAACGCCCGCAGGAGGAGGCGGCGGGTTGCGAGGATGGGCTGTTTCTCCATGGATATATGCTCATAGCACCGGCCTGATATAAATCCTGCCGCACCGCAGCCCGGACCGAAGGAGGGGACGACCCGAAGACCTCCGGCAGGAGCCTCTCTCCCCTGTTCGCGGCCCGGATGGAAACAATCCGGGTTTATATCCTGCGTTCCCTTTTGCCGGGATTGCACTCCAGAATAGACATTATGGGCACTCAGAGGTCCCCGTTAGGGCTAAGAGTGCCTTATATCACTGTTATTTGCAAACCAGCAACCTTTATAAATTTTTGTTCTGTATTCCATCATGCATGATCAAAGTCGCGATCAACGGGTACGGCACCATCGGTAAACGAGTCGCCGATGCGGTCGCCGCACAGCCCGACATG
The genomic region above belongs to Methanoculleus oceani and contains:
- a CDS encoding GNAT family N-acetyltransferase, whose product is MEKQPILATRRLLLRAFDPGDAREVQRLCGDYAVAATTLLPYPYPDGLAEVWIASLREGIERGDAAAFAVTLAGEGGLIGGVRLRIDTDHARGELGFWVARRCWGRGYATEAVRAVIEYGFSTLGLHRVHAHHFSRNPASGRVMEKCGMVYEGRLRHHVRKWGVYEDVDLWGIVREPPPHGEAQIPSPLRRTPV